The genomic window AGAAGATTTGCCCGTGACACCCGAAGGAACGGCATTGACCAAGCAGCCAGGTATGATCAAGATTGAGCGGCACACACCAGGTTACACCATCAGTATGATGCTGGATGCCACTGACGACAATGTATATTTTGTGATGGACTTGCCACCTGAGGAGCTGCAAAAGAATCAGGAGCCAGAGAATTCAAAGCAAACACCACAAAATAAGGCGTCCCAGTCGGTGCAAGACAATGGTTCTGGTGGTGCCAACAAACATGTCCTTTATGCCCAGACCTATTTTTTTGAAAAAAAATATGATCGCGCCATGAACGAAATAGATCGTTCGCTGGAAAAAGATCCAAACAATGCGGTGGCATATTCATTGAAAGGGTCGATCCACTATAAGCGTGGTGAAAAATCTAAAGCAGTACAGGCGTGGGAAAAGTCCCTGGAAATTGATCCAAACCAGGATAACGTCAAAAAAATGCTAAATAATCTGAAATAGTTGGGTACGACACAATGGCGTATTCGGTGAAGATAAGACTGGGTTCAATGCGGTGGCTGTTGCTGGGAATGATCGGCATGGTGTGGATGCCTGTGGCACAGCCGGAGGAAGAAACCCAGCGTGTTGCCGTAAGCCAGGTTGAGCAATCGCGATTTGACCGGGATCTTGAAGCCCGTTTAAGTCGAGACATTAAGGCATATTTGGATCACGATTTCTTTATCGTTCAAGCAAAATCTCTGCTGGAAAAATTAAACGCCTATGAAACCAGTAAGCAAAAAATAACCGTTCCGGTAGAACCATCGGCGCAGCAAGCCAAAGCGCAGCAGCAACAGGATGCAGCACGACAGGAGTTGCTGAATCAAATGGAGTTGGAAACAGAAGACGGCATTAATGCGCAAAATGCAGAGCAAGCCGAAGATGTGAGCGATCTTGCCTTGCCAGGCTTGCCAGTTTCAGAACAAACATTTGCACAGCAAACCAATGCGCAACAGAAACAACGTCAGGCTCAGAAACAGCCAATGATGTCGGCGCCGGTTCCACAAATGACCCCTGCATTTGAAACGCGTGAAGAAACCAAAAAAGAGTTGAAGGACTCGCGCATTGATATCAAACAATTGTCCGTCAAAGTGGTGTTGGATAATCATGTAACACCCGAGCAGGAAACGTTTATTCGCAATCTGGTAATTGAAAAAGCCAATGTGAATTTTATCCGTGGCGATGAGTTACGGCTGGTCAGAACAAATTTTCCGGGTGCGACGGTGCTTGATCCCAAGCCTGTTGAAGAAAAGGCAGAAGATAAAGAAGAAAAATCAGTTGAGCCGGAAAAACCGCTGCCAACGGAGGCGGAGAAAGATGCACAACAGCGCGCACTGGCGTGGCTGGAACAATATTGGCCATATCTCGCAGCAATCTTAGCGCTGGTGTTGTTGTGGTTGATGTTGCGGCGCAACAATAAAGCTCAGACTAATGCCCCATCGGCTCAAACCACACCGGTGAGTGATTCCAAAGATAAGCTGGATGCATTTATCGAAAAATTGAGCTTTGCTCAGGATAATGTGGCCGACCAGAAATTGCGTGCACTACGCGAAGAGCTGGTGAGTATGACGGTGACTGAGCGAAACCTGTTTACCGGGCAAATGGTGGATTGGTTGAATGCCGGCGGTCAGGAGGATGTGGCGCGTGTCGCGGCGGTAGTGAATCTCGTCGGTCCCGGCTTAATGGTAGGTTTGCTCAAGGGACAGATCGACGGCGAGAAATTAATGGGCCTGTTGGCCATGGCTGAGGAGTTGGCGCGGGATAATTCGCCATCTGAGTTGATGGAAAAAGTTGAACAGGCCTATCAAACCCTGGCACGTCGGCGCTTGCAGGAAAATATTACTGAGGAACATAAAATTCGGCCGTTCGATTTCCTTGAGCGCTTGAATGATGATCAAATTCTGTATTTGTTAAATGACGAGCGTATGCCTGTGCGTGCGTTGGTTTATTCGCAATTGCCAGCGGAGCGTGCAGCTGGATTGCTCAAGCGCATTGGTGGTGATGATCGTGCCGCCTTGGCCATGGAAATCAGTCGTTTTTCGCATTTGCCGGCAGCATCGTTCCGCGATATCGCAAATCGTTTGGCGCGCAAGGCAGTGGATGTGCCCAGCTTTGCCAATATTGCGGTGGATGGCGTGGATGTGCTTATCGGCATGCTGGATCATCTCGATAGTTCTGAGGAAACAGCATTGTTGCTCAACGTCCGTCAGACCAATCCCGATTTGTACTATCGCATCAAGCAGGTGTACATCAGCTTTAATGATCTGGTGAGCTTGCCTACATTGGCGCTGAAGAATTTGATTCGCGAAGTCAGTCGCGAGGATTTGGCGATGGCTTTGCACGATGTTGACGATACTTTCCGTGATACGATTCTGGCTTCTATGCTTGAGCGGCCGCGTGCCATGCTGGTTGCTGCGATCCGGGACTTGAAGGATGTGAATCCGCTGGCAGTGAATGAAGCCAAGCGCAAGGTAGCGCGCCGCGCCCGCTCCATGCTCAAAGCCGGTGAATTTAAATTGCCGTCGCCAGAAGCCAAAACCGCACAATCGACGCCTAAGCCCAAAGCGGCAACGGCTGAGGCTCCGTCAGGCAAGCCCGCGCCGCCTGCACCTCCTCCCCCGCAAGCGCCACCATCCAAATAACCGCAAAGAGAGCTATTGGCTCTCTTTGTTTTTGGGCGAATAAAATCTTTTGATATCACGCAGATAAAAGCGCTTTGCTAAAAAGCGGGCAATAGTGGCAAATGCGTCACAAAATATACTCTGCCGAAAGCGTAGGATAACCCATTGTATTTATAGAAAAAAAATTTCTCCGTAGATCAAATATTAATTTTGTCACACATATTAAGCTTTGTATTACAAAAGTTGTTGAAAAAACGGTCGATGCAGTATTAAGGCCCGCTTTCTGCAGATGTAACTGTTGGACTGAACAAGGATTTGGCAATTTTGTCTGTCTGAATGTTGCACATTAACGGCGCTGAACCCAGGACGGTGACTCGTACTCTGTGATTGTTAATTGGACTGTCTATGTCAAAAGCTAGCAAACCTGTGATCCATAGGTTGCGGTGCTGCGTTTTAGTGGCATTGCTGGCTTTGCCGTTGCTCAGTTGGGCGGAGGACCGGGTGATGTCAGTCTATACGATGGGAGCTGTGACCATCCTGCCAAGTGTAGGCCTGGAATACCGGCATGACGATAATATTTTTTCCGCCAACCAGGGTCAGAAGGCATCTGATGTAGGTGTAGCAAATTCGAGCATTGCCGCCAAAATCAGCAATGATATTAGCGAGGGCGCGCTGTTGTACTCGGTAGAGAAAGGCACTTATCAAAGCAGCCCCGAGGATGACTATCTGGATCAGCGAGCAGGACTTGGTTTTCATCATGCGTTTCGGCGATGGGCCATCATTGATCTCGCGTTAGGGCAAGATCAGTTGCACGAAGCGCGTGGGCAAGGTTACAGCCAGGGTAAAGCTGATTTACTGCCAGCGCCGGATTTATATGTCACAGATACGGCGAATTTCCTGTTTCGGCTGGGGACGCGGCGATCACAAGGTATGTTTGAATCGCAATTGGCGGGAACTTCGCTGCGCTATACCACACGTGAGGCACAAACCGCGGGCCGGAATAACGATTACATTTCCGGACGACTGACCTACCATTTTAATCTTTCCAGCAAAACCAGTTTGCTCGCAGAAACGCGTTATGGGCAGTACGACTACATCAACGAAACCTCGCTCATTCGTCGTGACAGCAGTGAGCAGCACTATTATCTCGGGTTGTCGTGGGAGCTCAGTAGTCTTAGTCGAGGTTCCATCAGAGTCGGACAGCAAAAAAAGATATTTGTTGATCAGGCATTGATGGCGGATAGCAGCAATAGTTGGGAAATGAAGCTGTTCTGGAAGCCAACACCACTGGCGAGCATCAAATTCGGTACGTCTGCAAAAAATCAGGAAAGTGTGGGAATGGGCAGTCATGTTTACAGTGAGGCTGGATTTTTCGCGATCAAAAACTCACTGACCAAGCGGTTGGGCATGGATATGAGTACGCAAATCACCAAGAACAGCTATCGCCCAAGCGGACGCAACGAGCTGTTGGGAGCAGTTGCAGCCAAAGTGATTTATAGCTCGAATCGCTGGATACATCTAGATTTCGGCATAGATCATGAACAACGTAGAAGTGACCAGGCGATGATGAATTATCGCCGAAGCATCGTCAGCATGGGGATTCGAATCAGTCCGAAAGATGATTAAGCCAAACGTAGCACGGATATGGATTGGGATATGGCTGTGCTTGCTGGTGGCAAGTGCTGGTGCGTTTGATCGCGCCTACACATTGGGTACCGGTGATGTAGTGTCTATTCAGGTATTTGGTGAACCGGAATTAAGCCTGCAATTGCGCATTGATGACAGTGGAAATATTGCCTATCCCCTGTTGGGAGAGTTACCCATCGCTGGTCAGACATTGAATGGACTGGAACAAATTTTGATTACTCGCCTTAAAGGTGGCTATCTGATCGATCCCAAAGTCAGTGTGTCGGTGATCGAATATCGGCAGTTTTTCATAAATGGCGAAGTCAGCAAGCCCGGAGGGTATCCATACATTCCCGGTTTGACTTTGCGCAAGGCGATTGCTCTTGCCGGCGGCATGACTGAATTGGCGTCGGTTGATCGTATTACCTTGATTCGTGAACACGATGTATCACGCACCGAAGTTTCAGTAGATATGGAAGCCAAGGTATTGGCTGGCGATATCATTACGGTTAAAGAATATAAAAAAATATTTATTCATGGCGAAGTAAGGAAACCGGGAAGCTATGGTTATAGCCCTGACTTGACCGTGAGAAAAGCGATCGCGTTGGCTGGCGGTTTAACTGAGCGAGGTTCGGAAGGCAAGGTGACATTGCAGCCGGACAACGGAACAGGAAAGCGCGTCGAATTGCTGGACGAAAAAGTGACCCCCGGGGATTTAATAACCGTTGGTGAACGGTTTTTTTGAGGGATGTAGGTGAAAAAACAGGATCATGCACGGCAGGAGCAGCCTGACGACGAGATCGACCTGCGCGAATATTGGCGAGTAATTAATCGACGCAAGTGGTCGATATTGGCGTTCGCCGGTAGTGTTTCACTGATTACCACGTTGGTGGTCTATTCTTTATCCCCGATATATCAGGCGACAGCGACTGTATTGATCGAATCGCCACAAAAAAATGCGACCAGTTTGGAGGAGGTTTATGGACTGGAACGAGTCGGCAATGAGTTTTTCAAAACCCAAGTCGAGATACTGAAATCCCGCGAATTGGTTGATCGAGTTGTCGGTGAACTAGGGCTGTTGGAGAATCCTGAATTTTCCATGAAAAACAATAATGGATATCGGGAGAAGTTAGCATCTATTCTTCCATTTCTCCATCAGCCAGAGAAGGAATTAACAGTTGAAGAGCGGAAAAATGAGATTGTTCGTAGCATCTCGAGTAGTTTGAATGTTTCTGATATTCGCGGTACCCAGCTTGCCAAAGTTAGTTTTGAAAGCCATGACCCGGTGATGGCAGCCAAAGTAGCTAATAAATTTGTCGATGCCTACATTGAGTACAATTTTGATATTCGTCTGGCAGCCCGAGACAAGTCATTGGCATGGTTAAATGAACGGTTGGGGCCGCTTAAAAATTCGTTGTCTGAGTCAGAAAAAAAGCTGCAGCAATATCGTGAACAGCAAGGGTTGGTGGATGTCGAGGGTGTCAGGAGTCTGGTAGCCAAAGAATTGAATGAAATCACCGTGGATTTTGTTGAAGCCAGGACAAAGCGGGCGCAGCTGGAAAACGTGCTTCAACAAATTGGAAATGGTGATGAATGGATCAACAATCCGACGATACTAAATCACCCTGCGATGCAGAAATTGATTGGTCAGCGGGCCGATGCAGAGCAGCAGTTGTCCGAATTGGGGAAAAGGTATGGGGCAAAGCATCCGAAAATGGTTGCGGCACAGAACCAGCTTCTGGCCGTTCAGAAAAATATGCAGCAGCAGCTTTCAGGTGTGGTTGAAAGCATTAAAAAGGATTACCTGATAGCAAAAAATAATGAAAATTCGCTACAAAAAAACATGGATAAAGTAAAGGAAGAAGTCCAGGATATAAATCGCAAGGAGCATCAGCTTAATGAGCTTGTGCGAGAGGTGGATGCCAATCGCAAAGTATATGAGTCATTTTTAACCCGGTTTCAGCAAACGGGAGCACTTGGAAGTTATGATCAGGTGAATATTCGTTTGGCTGAAGCTGCGGCCGTCCCTATTTCTCCATCAAAGCCTAACAAAAAACTTATTATCGCACTGTCATTTATGGCAAGTATTATGTTGGCTGTTATGGCTGCTTTCTTTCTTGAGTTTATCAATAACGGTGTTCGCCGGATTGAAGATGTTGAAAATAAATTGTCGCAGCGATTGCTGGGTATTGTTCCCCAGGTTGCGGTTGATGATGAAAGCAGACTAAAACCAGAGAGCATATTTTCGGATGAAAATCTTCGTTCTATGGCGGAGTCAATGCGTGCCGTGAGAACGGCCATGTGTCGTTCAGGTGCGGAAAAATCCAAAATTATTTTGGTCACATCCTCTTTGCCTGGCGAGGGGAAGACGACGGTGTCATGCGCGCTTTCCTATGCATTCGCGCAGATTGAAAGGGTGCTGTTGATTGATGCGGATATGCGGAAGCCATCGGTTAGTAAACTATTTTCCATTCCGCATAAGCATAGGGGCTTGAGCAATCTGATTGTTGGTGAGCCCAATGTTAGGGATTGTTTTTTAGTGCAGCCAAATGCCAATCTGACGGTTGTTCCATCTGGGGTTGTTCCTGCAAATCCATCGGAGCTTCTATCTAGCGATCGGTTTGCTATGATGCTGAAAAAATTGGCGAAACATTACGATCGAATAATTATTGACTCACCACCGATTCATGCAGTCAGTGATGCACTGATTATTTCTCGTCTGGTGGATGAGGTGGTGTATGTCGTTAAATCGGATGCGACGCCCTTGCCGGTTGTGAAGGAAGGTATTGCCCGTTTGCAGCAGGCGGATGTCAAAATGGCCGGGGTTGTTCTGAATCATTTTAACGTACGAGAGGCTGATTACTATCAGTACTACTATGGCAGTTACGACTACACTACAGCAAAGAGCTAGGCGATTGTGTTTGTAGGAAAGATGAAAAAAATCGTAATTGTATTTGTCATGGTTTTCATCGCATATGTTGTCGTTCAGGCGAGTCGAATATTTTTAAGCAGTGCCAATGCATCCAGTGTTTACGCCCAGATTGCTTATTTGGAGTCCAAGCCATCGGTAGATGGCTTTCAGTGGCAAACTTTGGCGGAGAAGCTAAGTTTTTCACGTTGGCTGAATGGGGATAGCCCAGATTATCGTGATGTAGAGCAAATGCTTCTGCTGCGGTCGGGTGAAGTGCGGCCTGGAAGTGTCCTGGAGCAATATCGATTACTGCTCAGGCAGCGGCCTTCGTGGCCCTATGCATGGTTAAATCTTCTGGTAGCCAAAGGTCACGCCAAAGAGTTTGATGAAGAATACCATCACGCCTGGGCGCGGCTGGCGGTGTTGGCACCGTGGGTCAAAAAAGTGAATGCCGCACTTCTGGTGGAAGGTTTGCGTGATTGGGATGAATTGGACGACGCTACCCGTGCATTGGTAGTCGATGTTGTCGCAAACGGCTTGTCTATGCATCCCTCAATTGTCGACGTACAGTTGAAAGAATATCAACGGAGGTTCCAGCTTTGTGCGGAACTGGAGGTAAATCAACGCGCCGTGCTGTCATGCACTGACGATGCATCATTCGATGCCGTTTTATCAACAGGCGACGAAGCGCATGAGTAGTCCTTATTTCTCTCATGAACGATGTGGTGTTGAGAAAGCGATTTTTACATTGCTGCTGGTCGTTTTGTTTATTGCGCCATGGCCACTGGGAAGTAATCGGGATTGGGCATGGCCGGTGATTTCTGTCTTGCTGGCGATTGCCGCCTTGCTCTATGTTTGTTTTTACGGTATTTGCTTCACGGCCAGTGCGGCGCTGCGACAGGCGCGCTGGGCTGTTGCTTGTTTTTTGTTGCTCATTATCTGGCAAGTGCTGCAATCGTTGCCATTACCTACTGCTTGGATAAATGCTCTGTCGACTGGTGCGGCACAACTTTATTTGGCAACAGATGCGCGACTGGAAAATGTGCCGTTATCGCTTGACGCTTATGCGACGTCGCTGGCTTGGATGAAGACGCTGACTTATGTGCTGATGTTTGTGTTG from Gammaproteobacteria bacterium includes these protein-coding regions:
- a CDS encoding polysaccharide biosynthesis tyrosine autokinase, whose translation is MKKQDHARQEQPDDEIDLREYWRVINRRKWSILAFAGSVSLITTLVVYSLSPIYQATATVLIESPQKNATSLEEVYGLERVGNEFFKTQVEILKSRELVDRVVGELGLLENPEFSMKNNNGYREKLASILPFLHQPEKELTVEERKNEIVRSISSSLNVSDIRGTQLAKVSFESHDPVMAAKVANKFVDAYIEYNFDIRLAARDKSLAWLNERLGPLKNSLSESEKKLQQYREQQGLVDVEGVRSLVAKELNEITVDFVEARTKRAQLENVLQQIGNGDEWINNPTILNHPAMQKLIGQRADAEQQLSELGKRYGAKHPKMVAAQNQLLAVQKNMQQQLSGVVESIKKDYLIAKNNENSLQKNMDKVKEEVQDINRKEHQLNELVREVDANRKVYESFLTRFQQTGALGSYDQVNIRLAEAAAVPISPSKPNKKLIIALSFMASIMLAVMAAFFLEFINNGVRRIEDVENKLSQRLLGIVPQVAVDDESRLKPESIFSDENLRSMAESMRAVRTAMCRSGAEKSKIILVTSSLPGEGKTTVSCALSYAFAQIERVLLIDADMRKPSVSKLFSIPHKHRGLSNLIVGEPNVRDCFLVQPNANLTVVPSGVVPANPSELLSSDRFAMMLKKLAKHYDRIIIDSPPIHAVSDALIISRLVDEVVYVVKSDATPLPVVKEGIARLQQADVKMAGVVLNHFNVREADYYQYYYGSYDYTTAKS
- a CDS encoding outer membrane beta-barrel protein is translated as MSVYTMGAVTILPSVGLEYRHDDNIFSANQGQKASDVGVANSSIAAKISNDISEGALLYSVEKGTYQSSPEDDYLDQRAGLGFHHAFRRWAIIDLALGQDQLHEARGQGYSQGKADLLPAPDLYVTDTANFLFRLGTRRSQGMFESQLAGTSLRYTTREAQTAGRNNDYISGRLTYHFNLSSKTSLLAETRYGQYDYINETSLIRRDSSEQHYYLGLSWELSSLSRGSIRVGQQKKIFVDQALMADSSNSWEMKLFWKPTPLASIKFGTSAKNQESVGMGSHVYSEAGFFAIKNSLTKRLGMDMSTQITKNSYRPSGRNELLGAVAAKVIYSSNRWIHLDFGIDHEQRRSDQAMMNYRRSIVSMGIRISPKDD
- a CDS encoding SLBB domain-containing protein, encoding MASAGAFDRAYTLGTGDVVSIQVFGEPELSLQLRIDDSGNIAYPLLGELPIAGQTLNGLEQILITRLKGGYLIDPKVSVSVIEYRQFFINGEVSKPGGYPYIPGLTLRKAIALAGGMTELASVDRITLIREHDVSRTEVSVDMEAKVLAGDIITVKEYKKIFIHGEVRKPGSYGYSPDLTVRKAIALAGGLTERGSEGKVTLQPDNGTGKRVELLDEKVTPGDLITVGERFF
- a CDS encoding tetratricopeptide repeat protein; translated protein: MILSACGTTEERLDAAESQVAESSSEEDLPVTPEGTALTKQPGMIKIERHTPGYTISMMLDATDDNVYFVMDLPPEELQKNQEPENSKQTPQNKASQSVQDNGSGGANKHVLYAQTYFFEKKYDRAMNEIDRSLEKDPNNAVAYSLKGSIHYKRGEKSKAVQAWEKSLEIDPNQDNVKKMLNNLK